From the Hyphomicrobiaceae bacterium genome, the window GATTTGGACGGCGCCGAGCCGCTGGTGCGCGCGGTGGAAGCGGATCGCGGCACGTGGATCTTCAGTTTCTTGACGCGGCGAGGGTCGGCATCCAAGACTTCGAACTCAAGTCCGCTCGCATGGCGGATGAGTTCTCCCCGCGTCGGCACCCTGCCCAGCAGGGTGAACACAAGCCCGCCTAGCGTATCGACATCCTGATCGTCATCCTCGTCCAGGATCTTGATTCCGAGATGCTCTTCGAGCTGCGAGATCGGCGTGCGCGCTGCGGCGATCAAACCCTGTTTGGGGTCGCTGACGATATTGCATTCTTCCGCTTCGTCGTGCTCATCCTCGATGTTGCCGACGATCTGCTCAACCAGATCCTCGATCGTGACGAGACCGTCGGTACCACCGTACTCATCGACGACAAGCGCCATGTGATTACGCGATGACTGCATCTTAATGAGCAGATCGGCCGCCGGCATGGAGGGCGGAACATAGAGCACCTGACGGCGGATCTTTGCTGCCGAAATCGGCCGGCTGAGATCGACACTTCCCAGGTTGAGCAGCGCAAGAGCGTGCGCAGCCGCACCATCTCCGTCGGTCGGCTTATCCGAAGTCGTTGCGCTGCGTCCCTTGGCTTCCGAAACGAGCCAGCCGAACAGGTCTTTGATGTGGACCATGCCGCGCGGATCGTCGAGCGTCTCGCGAAAGACGGGAATGCGCGAAACTCCTGCCTCTATGAAGGTATTGAGCAACTCAGATAGCGGCTCGGTCTCGTCCAGCGCCGTGATGTCGGCGCGAGGAACCATGATGTCGTCAACCCGGCTGGCGCCAAAGCGCAGCAAGCGTGAAAGCATCCCACGTTCCGCGTCGGAAAAGGCAGCGTTCGTGTCCGGTGCTTTCAGCACGCCTTCCAGCGTGTCGCGCAGCGTCTGCGGCCCGGTCAGTCCAAGCTTGCTACGCAAGACCTGTATCCAGCCTCGCTGCTCGTCAGGCAAGGCATCGGATGAACTTTTGTCGTTCGACGTATCACTCATGGGTCTTCGTTCGCATGACGCGGTATCAACTTTTAGCCGTATCGAGAGGCGCAGTGTAGGGGTTTGCGATGCCAAGTCTCGCTAGAATGCGAATTTCCAGTGCTTCCATGCGTTCAGCATCGACTTCCGTCTCATGGTCAAAGCCCATCAGATGCAGGATGCCGTGCACAACCAAGTGCTGGAAATGATGCTCGGGCGCAATGCCTTCATCCGACGCCTCGCGCTGCAAAGTCTCGCAAGCGATGATGATATCGCCGAGATTTCCAGCCTCAGCACCGCTCCCAGCCGGAAACGATAGCACGTTGGTCGGCTTAGGCTTGCCGCGAAACTGTCCATTCAAGGCGCTGACATTGTCATCGTCGGACAAAACGAGTGTGAAACTTGCCGGCTGGGGCGCGATGTCGTCCGCCTCCACCTGCGATGCCGCCGCCTCAACCAGGGCGGTCGCGTCCTTCAGGAAAGACCAATCCCCCGCGTCCTCGACAACATCGGCGGTCAGCCTGGGGCGTCTTCTAGCACGTCCTTCGGACATTGGCCTTCTCAGACCGCCTTATCGTAAGCGGCGACGATCTTGGCGACCAGATCTCGGCGCACGATGTCGGCTCCGGTGAAACGGATGGCAGAAATATCGTCCACACCATCGAGCAACGAAACCGCCTCCTCCAATCCAGACCTCATGCCGGGTGGCAAATCGATCTGTGTCGGATCGCCCGTCACGACCATCTTGGAACCTTCTCCAAGGCGGGTGAGGAACATCTTCATCTGCATCGAGGTGGTATTCTGCGCCTCATCGAGAATGACGAATGCATTGGCCAGGGTGCGGCCGCGCATGAATGCCAACGGCGCAATCTCGATCACGCCGGTTTCCAGATCGCGTTCGACCTTTTCCGGCGGCAAAACGTCATAAAGCGCATCGTAAAGCGGACGCAGATAGGGATCGACCTTCTCGCGCATGTCGCCGGGCAAGAAACCCAGACGCTCGCCCGCCTCGACAGCGGGACGGGAAAGAATGATGCGTTCCACAACACCGCGCTCAAGACAGTGCGCTGCAAAAGCAACCGCGAGGTACGTTTTGCCGGTGCCCGCAGGGCCAATGCCGAACACGAGATCGTGCTTCTCGACGGCACGGATGTAATTGCTCTGCATGGGTGTGCGGGCCTTCACCACGCGCCGACGAGTCGCGATCTGGGCCTGACCATCGGCGCTTGGCTCTTCGGACCGCGCGTGGCGGATCAATCCGTCGAAGTCACCCGCGCCGATGCTTTCGCCTTTGGCGATGCGTGCGTAGAGCTTTTCCAGCACATCGCGGGCAAGCGTACACGCGGCGGCGGGGCCGGTGAGAATCACGACGTTGCCATGGGCATGAGCATTGATGCCGAGCCGGTCTTCGATCAAGGCCAGGTGGCTGTCGTACTCGCCAAGGAGGCGGGTCAGATGGCGGTTGTCCTCAAAGGGGACGACGATCCGGGCGCCCTGCGCCTCGGTCTTGCCCTCGCGACGCGAGGCTGAAGCGGGAAGCCCGCGAAAACCTGCCAAGTCCGGTATCTCCTTCAACGGCCAATCGGATCAGCTTACGACCACCGCAGGGACGGGAAGCGAATCGCAATCACGCCCGCGTTGCAGAACGAATTTAGTGCGCTCAGGTTGCCACGGGAAGTGTGGCGGGAGCAACAAACGCGGTAAACCGCGATTATGCCGCTGCAATGACACCCGACAGCGTCAGTTGACTGGCCGAACGCACAGCAACCGGCTTTATTTGCCCGATAAGCTCGGGGGCGGCGTCCGCGTGAACGAGTTGGAGATAGGGTGAGCGCCCCACGATCTGGCCCTCATGACGCCCCTTACGCTCAAAAAGCACGGGCAGAACGTGCCCTACCAGGGCGGCATTGAAGGCTGCCTGCTGGGACTCAAGCAGGTCCTGAAGGCGGGCCAGACGCTCCGTCTTGACCGATTCCGGCACTTGATCCTCTGCGCTGGCCGCCGGAGTTCCGGGCCGGGCTGAATACTTGAAAGAAAAGGCCTGTGCGAAACCGACTGTGCGGACCAGATCGAGCGTGCATTCAAAGTCGGCGTCAGTCTCGCCCGGGAAGCCGACGATAAAATCGCTCGACATCGCAATATCGGGCCGGGCTGCGCGAATGCGCTCGACCAGCCGCAGATATTCCTCTGCCGTGTGCTTGCGGTTCATTGCTGCCAGGATTGCATCCGAACCCGACTGCACCGGCAAATGCAGGAACGGCATGAGCTTTTGATTGTTGCCATGCGCCGCGATGAGGTCATCGCTCATATCCCGGGGATGGCTTGTCGTGTAGCGTAGCCGGTCCAGCCCATCGATCTCACTTAAGATATCGAGAAGTCCGGCGAGACCCACCGGACGGTCGTTCGCGCCTTCGCCGTGATACGCGTTGACGTTTTGTCCCAAAAGCGTGAGCTCGCGCACGCCCGACTGAACGAGCTTTCGGGCTTCCTTCTCGATATCTCCCACCGGTCTCGAAACCTCGATGCCGCGCGTATAGGGCACAACGCAGAAGGTGCAGAACTTGTCGCAACCTTCCTGAACGGTCAGAAACGCGCTTGGGTTTCTTTGCGCAGCGCGCTCGGGAAGCGCCTTGAACTTATCTTCTTCGGGAAACTCCGTTTCGACGATGCGGGATTCCCCGCGCGTGACGCGGCCGATAAGGGCGGGCAAGCGATGATAACTCTGCGGGCCGATCACGAGATCGACGGCGGGTTGGCGGGTGGTGATTTCCACGCCTTCCGCTTGCGCGACACAACCGGCCACGGCGATGACCGTCTGCTTGCCGTCGACACGCCGCTGCTCCTTGAGTTGTCTCAGCCGCCCGAGTTCCGAATAGACCTTTTCGGCGGCCTTTTCGCGGATGTGGCAGGTGTTGAGGATGACGAGATCGGCACTGTCGACGTTTTCGGTGACGCCGTAACCCTCGCGCGCCAACGCCTCCATCATTCGCTCGCTGTCGTAGACATTCATCTGGCAACCGAACGTCTTGATATACACCGCCTTGGGCTGCTGCCCTGCCGTGTCCTGGCTGGCGGCTGAAGACTTCGTGCTTGCCGTGATGTCGAGATCAGATGTGATGCCCATGCGCTTCGGGCTCCGTTGCAAATGACGTGATAGCTTGGGCGGCTGCGATAGCACACAAGATGGGGGTCATGTCCATTTTTCGCCCTCAACTGCGCCCGTAGGCCGAACTTTCCGGTCCTCTGGCCGTGGCTCCACGGGCTTAAGCGCTTCTTCGGGCTTGCGATCACGCAGGATCCGGTGGACGGCTTCGCGAACGGTGCGCTCGCTCGAAATCGCCAATGTCTTACGGTCGGCGAAATCGCTCAATGGCACCGGCGGCGACACATCGATCGTAACGGCCAAGGGGCCGCCGCCCAAAAGCGCCCAGGCATGCGACTGCATCTCCATATCGCCGTACCAGCCGACACGGGGTCGGTCGGCCCGTCCCAACGGCAAGCCATGCAAATGCGTGTAGACAATCGCCAACGTCTGCACCATCGGCGGGGCATCGTTGACCAACCCGGGCGCCGCCGACTGCTTTTCCTCTTCCGTCCTTGACGGCTTCACAGCGGCAAACAGCGACGTCTTGAATGGCAACACGCGGTTTCCATCACTAGACGTGCCTTCGGCGAACAGCACGATCGCATCGCCCGTCTTCAACCTGTCCATGATTTCCTGTGCTGTTTGACCTGCCGCGTGTCGGCGCGTGCGATCGACGAAAACGGTGCGCTGAAGACGCGCCAGCGAAGAGACAAATGGCCAGTTGCCCACCTCTTTCTTGGCGACGAACGACACCGGGGCCACCGCCGACAAGACCGGGATGTCGAGCCATGACGTATGATTGGATACGAGCAGGACAGGAGAGTCGCGCACTACCGCACCGTTGATCGTCAGCTTGATGCCGAGCACGCGACAGACTTGGCGATGATACCAATGAGGAAAGCGGCGCGCTGCCTTTGGCGACATCTTCAACAAGAGTGCCTGAACCGGCATCAACGGCACGGTCAGCGTCATGAAGGCTGCAAGAACGCAGGATGCGCGAAGCCTGCTGAATTCCGGCTGTGCCGGGATCCGTATCTGCTGTACCGGTATGCTTGCGCTTTCCTCGCTCATGATCTGCCCGCCGCGTCAGCCGTCGCCTGCGGCCTTCTTCTTGGGGAGCGGAATGCCGTAGAGCTCGAGTCTATGGCCAACAAGTGTGAAGCCAAGCTCACGGGCGACGCGCTCCTGAAGGGCCTCGATCTCTTCGTTTGAGAATTCGATAACGCGGCCCGTTTCCACATCGACGAGATGATCATGGTGACGGCGCGAGGCCTCTTCGTATCTGCCACGGCTGTGTCCGCCTTGACCGAAATCGTGCCGCTCCAAAATCCCTTTCTCGGCAAACAACTTCAGTGTCCGATAGACGGTCGAGAGCGAAATTCTGGAATCGACAGCGCTGGCGCGGCGATGGACCTCCTCCACGTCGGGATGATCGCGCGCCTCGCTCAAAACGCGCGCGATGATGCGGCGCTGGCCGGTCATTCTCAGGCCCTGCTCGCTGCATCGCGCCTCTATGCGCGTCGGACATTCTTGGCGCGTTGCAGACATGACGGTTTGAGTATCGGACCTGTTGGGCGTTCAAGGTGTGTGCGCTCATCCGACTTATAGGCATAGGCCGCCGATGGCGTCCACCATATGAGGAGACGACGCCCGCGGCTGGACGCATTAGTGTCTGAAAACAACCGACCGATCGGTTAGAGCGCGAGCACAAGCGTCAGCGCATCGACGGCGCCCTTTGGGCGATGATAATAGCCCTTGCGACGTCCGGCCTCCTGAAAGCCAAGCCTCAAATAGAGCGCGCGTGCGGCCACGTTGTCATCCGCCACTTCAAGAAAAATCCTCTTGGCCTCGCCCCTTTTTGATGCTCGCGCCAAGCCCTGAAGCAGCAGAGTGCCCAAGCCCGCACGCTGCCAATCCGGCGCGACTCCGATGGAAAGGATCTCAGCCTCGTCGGCTGCCAATTGCGCAATCACGAAACCCTTAACCGTCTTTGGATCGCCTGTGACTGCGATAAGGGATGTGGAAGCCGGATGCTCCAGCAGCGACTTTATCGAGTTTTCATTCCAGGCTTCTTCGAAAACCTTTGCGTGCAACTCAGCCACCTCTCCCGACCGCTCGGGCGCTGCCCATAGCAGCGAGACGTGCTTTACGTTGCGGAAAGGAGTGACATTCGACGTCATGCCAGAAGTCCTATGCGATGACCGCATTGATTTGCGGTTTGGCATCGGGCGGACGCAAATAAACTGCCTGAACGCTGTTAAAATGCCTCATATGGATGGCGCGGAAAAGTACGTCCACGGAATCAGGCAAAAGGTGTGGCTCAATAGCCCTAATGCTCCTGCCCGTTGCATTCGCTGCCTTGGCGAGTGCTTCCGCGCCTGAGCCCGCAGCCAGGACGTCGCGCTCTGGAAGCTGCTGCACCGCCTCATCAATTGCGAGAGCAGCTGCTGGAGCGCGCGAGGCCAAAGTGCGTGGATCGAACCGTTCGATATACACCTCGCCGCGTCGCGCATCGGTGGCAATCACAAGTTCACTCGCGCCGATCACATGAAGGGACGGATTCATCGCCATTAGATGCAGCGTCGAGACCGGCACTATGGGCGTATTTGCGACGAGCGCCAGGGCGCGAGCCGCGGCGGTGGCAATCCGCGTGCCGGTAAACGTCCCAGGCCCTCGCGTAACGGCAATTCGATCAAGATCGAGGACCGACATCCCGGTTGCCGAAAGCGCTTCAGAAATCATGGGCACGAGACGCTCCGCCTGCCCGCTCGACATTGGTTCATGGAATGCAGCGATCGAAGGGGAAAGACTGAGCAGGCCGCGGCCAGCGGCGACCGAGCACGCATCGAAGCAGGTATCGAAGGCAAGAACGTTCATAATGCCTGGACTTTTAAACTATGCTCGCCATCTCGTCGAAGCTAAAGCGCGGGCTGCGCGGGCGTAGCGCAGATGCATCGCCGTAGCCAAGATTGCAAAGGAAATTCGATCTTACTTCAGTGCCGGCAAAAAAAGCCGCGTCCACGCCAGCGTTGTCGAAACCTGACATCGGTCCGCAATCGAGACCCAACGCGCGCGCAGCGACGATGAGATAGGCACCCTGCAAGGAAGAATTCCTGAAAGCCGTCTCGCGGATCTTATCCTCGTTTCCGGCAAACCATGAGCGCGCGTCGGTATGGGGAAACAACTTCGGCAAGTGATCGTAGAAGCGCAAATCCTGGCCAATGATCGCCGTAACTGGCGCCGCCATTGTCTTGTCGCGGTTACCTTCGCTCAAATGGGGTTTCAGGCGCTCTTTGGCGTCGCGGGACTTGACGAATACGATGCGTGCAGGCGAGCAGTTCGCGCTGGTGGGACCAAGCTTGAGTACGTCGATGAGCTGGTGGAGCAATTCATCCGGGACGTCACGTTCGAGCCACTTGGAGTGGGTGCGCGCATCCAGAAAAATCGGGCCAAGCGCGGAAGCATCGATGGCATCACGTTTGAGCGTGGGCGTGGCGGTCATCTCGATTGGTCTCCTGTGGTCGGGAAAGATGGACCTCAAGTCCAACGTGCAAAACCCCGCGAGGCATCGCGGGGTTTCATATCTGCTAGGATATTCTTATCTTAAGCGCCCTTAACCTGCTCAAGAACGTCAGCAAACCTACCCCGGCTATACGGCCTGGACCGATTGCACATCCGGGCAGAAATGCTTGAGCAGGTTTTCGATGCCGTGCCGCAACGTAGCCGTGGAGCTGGGGCAGCCGGCGCACGCTCCGCGCATATGCAAATAGACAACTCCGTCACGGAAGCCGGAGAACGTGATGTCTCCGCCATCCTGGGCGACGGCCGGACGCACACGGGTCTCGATCAGCTCTTTGATGGTCGCAACGGTGTCCTCGTCGTCAGGATCATACGAGCCCTCGCCCGCATCGTTTGCGCCTTCATCGTCGGAGGCAGGCGCCCCCGACATGTAGTGTTCCATGATGGCGCCAAGCACGACGGGCTTTAGATGCTGCCAGTCGATATCACCCTTGGTGACAGAGATGAAGTCGGAGCCCAAGAAGACACCCTTGACGCCATCGATGTCGAACAGCCGCGCCGCGAGCGGCGACTTTCCAGCCTCGTCCCGAGAACGAAAATCGGCGGTACCGGAGTCCAGCACCGATTTGCCGGGCATGAACTTCAACGTAGCTGGATTAGGGGTCGCTTCGGTCTGAATAAACATGGCAGCAAGCCTCAATTACCGGACACGGCTCCGCAGACGCACCGGTCACACCAGCCATCCGCGCCACCGTTAGAATTGTTCTAAGATATATGCCGATGCGCTCCGTTTGTCGAGGACGGACGACCTAAAATCAAGCCAAAGCCTTGATTTCATCAAGAGAAAGTTTGCCCGGAACGATCGTGATGGGGATCGCGAACCCACCTGCAACCTTGCCGGCAGCCAGCGAAGACACCAGCGGCCCCGGCCCCTTGGCGTCGGTCGCGGCGCCCAACACGAGAATCGCGACGTCTTCATCCTCGCTGATCTGCTGGACGATGGCCTCAGCAGGCGTGCCCTCGCGAATGATCTCCTCGGAGGGGACGTCTTCAAAGCCCGCCAGGTTGAGTTTGCGGCGGAACAGACGGAACAACGCCTTGGCCTTTGTGGTCTCTTCCTCAAGCTGCTTCTGGCGCACGCCAACCCAGTGCTGATATTCACCGGGCTCGATTACGTAGAGCATAGCGATACAGCCCGAGGAGCGCTGCACGCGCGAGGCTGTGTAGTAAAGCGCGCTCTCGACTTCCTGGCTCTCGTCCACGACGAGTAGAAACTTGCGCGTGTGGCCAGCCTCGAAGGAACGCCTTGGCTTCATGTCTGTCACGCTGCCGCCCCTTCCTTATCGATGCTCTTGGACAATCCCAGTATCCGCGGCTGTCACGAGCGGACGAACCCGACGATGTCCTTGACCTGATCCATGATCGGTTTGGCGATGGCACGCGCTCGCGCCGCCCCGTCGGCCAGGACCTTATCAATCGCCGCGGGGTCTGCCATCAGCCTTTTCGCCTCGCCGCCGATGGCCCCCATCTTCTCGGTGGCGACCTCCGCAAGCGCCTTCTTGAAGCTGGAGAACTGCTGGCCGCCAAAATCCTTCAACACCGCGTCCACGGACTGATCGGCCATGGCCGCATAGATGCCCACAAGATTTTCCGCCTCGGGTCGACCGGCGAAGCCCTCCTTGTCGGTGGGAATGGGCTCCGGATCAGTCTTCGCCTTCTGGATCTTCTTGGCGATGACATCGGCGTCATCGGTGAGGTTGATGCGCGACAGGTCAGAAGGATCGGACTTCGACATCTTCTTGGTACCGTCCCGCAGGCTCATGACGCGGGTCGCCGGCCCCGTGATGACTGGATCGGGCTGGGGAAAGAAAATGCCATCGGCAAAGCCCGCAGCGATGATCTGCTTTGAGAAGTCGTTATTGAACTTCTGAGCGATGTCACGCGCCAGTTCCAAGTGCTGCTTTTGATCCTCGCCCACGGGCACGTGCGTTGCCCGATATGCGAGAATGTCGGCAGCCA encodes:
- a CDS encoding hemolysin family protein is translated as MSDTSNDKSSSDALPDEQRGWIQVLRSKLGLTGPQTLRDTLEGVLKAPDTNAAFSDAERGMLSRLLRFGASRVDDIMVPRADITALDETEPLSELLNTFIEAGVSRIPVFRETLDDPRGMVHIKDLFGWLVSEAKGRSATTSDKPTDGDGAAAHALALLNLGSVDLSRPISAAKIRRQVLYVPPSMPAADLLIKMQSSRNHMALVVDEYGGTDGLVTIEDLVEQIVGNIEDEHDEAEECNIVSDPKQGLIAAARTPISQLEEHLGIKILDEDDDQDVDTLGGLVFTLLGRVPTRGELIRHASGLEFEVLDADPRRVKKLKIHVPRSASTARTSGSAPSKSE
- the ybeY gene encoding rRNA maturation RNase YbeY — translated: MSEGRARRRPRLTADVVEDAGDWSFLKDATALVEAAASQVEADDIAPQPASFTLVLSDDDNVSALNGQFRGKPKPTNVLSFPAGSGAEAGNLGDIIIACETLQREASDEGIAPEHHFQHLVVHGILHLMGFDHETEVDAERMEALEIRILARLGIANPYTAPLDTAKS
- a CDS encoding PhoH family protein codes for the protein MAGFRGLPASASRREGKTEAQGARIVVPFEDNRHLTRLLGEYDSHLALIEDRLGINAHAHGNVVILTGPAAACTLARDVLEKLYARIAKGESIGAGDFDGLIRHARSEEPSADGQAQIATRRRVVKARTPMQSNYIRAVEKHDLVFGIGPAGTGKTYLAVAFAAHCLERGVVERIILSRPAVEAGERLGFLPGDMREKVDPYLRPLYDALYDVLPPEKVERDLETGVIEIAPLAFMRGRTLANAFVILDEAQNTTSMQMKMFLTRLGEGSKMVVTGDPTQIDLPPGMRSGLEEAVSLLDGVDDISAIRFTGADIVRRDLVAKIVAAYDKAV
- the miaB gene encoding tRNA (N6-isopentenyl adenosine(37)-C2)-methylthiotransferase MiaB; translation: MGITSDLDITASTKSSAASQDTAGQQPKAVYIKTFGCQMNVYDSERMMEALAREGYGVTENVDSADLVILNTCHIREKAAEKVYSELGRLRQLKEQRRVDGKQTVIAVAGCVAQAEGVEITTRQPAVDLVIGPQSYHRLPALIGRVTRGESRIVETEFPEEDKFKALPERAAQRNPSAFLTVQEGCDKFCTFCVVPYTRGIEVSRPVGDIEKEARKLVQSGVRELTLLGQNVNAYHGEGANDRPVGLAGLLDILSEIDGLDRLRYTTSHPRDMSDDLIAAHGNNQKLMPFLHLPVQSGSDAILAAMNRKHTAEEYLRLVERIRAARPDIAMSSDFIVGFPGETDADFECTLDLVRTVGFAQAFSFKYSARPGTPAASAEDQVPESVKTERLARLQDLLESQQAAFNAALVGHVLPVLFERKGRHEGQIVGRSPYLQLVHADAAPELIGQIKPVAVRSASQLTLSGVIAAA
- a CDS encoding lysophospholipid acyltransferase family protein — encoded protein: MSEESASIPVQQIRIPAQPEFSRLRASCVLAAFMTLTVPLMPVQALLLKMSPKAARRFPHWYHRQVCRVLGIKLTINGAVVRDSPVLLVSNHTSWLDIPVLSAVAPVSFVAKKEVGNWPFVSSLARLQRTVFVDRTRRHAAGQTAQEIMDRLKTGDAIVLFAEGTSSDGNRVLPFKTSLFAAVKPSRTEEEKQSAAPGLVNDAPPMVQTLAIVYTHLHGLPLGRADRPRVGWYGDMEMQSHAWALLGGGPLAVTIDVSPPVPLSDFADRKTLAISSERTVREAVHRILRDRKPEEALKPVEPRPEDRKVRPTGAVEGEKWT
- a CDS encoding Fur family transcriptional regulator, which produces MSATRQECPTRIEARCSEQGLRMTGQRRIIARVLSEARDHPDVEEVHRRASAVDSRISLSTVYRTLKLFAEKGILERHDFGQGGHSRGRYEEASRRHHDHLVDVETGRVIEFSNEEIEALQERVARELGFTLVGHRLELYGIPLPKKKAAGDG
- the rimI gene encoding ribosomal protein S18-alanine N-acetyltransferase, which gives rise to MTSNVTPFRNVKHVSLLWAAPERSGEVAELHAKVFEEAWNENSIKSLLEHPASTSLIAVTGDPKTVKGFVIAQLAADEAEILSIGVAPDWQRAGLGTLLLQGLARASKRGEAKRIFLEVADDNVAARALYLRLGFQEAGRRKGYYHRPKGAVDALTLVLAL
- the tsaB gene encoding tRNA (adenosine(37)-N6)-threonylcarbamoyltransferase complex dimerization subunit type 1 TsaB — encoded protein: MNVLAFDTCFDACSVAAGRGLLSLSPSIAAFHEPMSSGQAERLVPMISEALSATGMSVLDLDRIAVTRGPGTFTGTRIATAAARALALVANTPIVPVSTLHLMAMNPSLHVIGASELVIATDARRGEVYIERFDPRTLASRAPAAALAIDEAVQQLPERDVLAAGSGAEALAKAANATGRSIRAIEPHLLPDSVDVLFRAIHMRHFNSVQAVYLRPPDAKPQINAVIA
- a CDS encoding malonic semialdehyde reductase produces the protein MTATPTLKRDAIDASALGPIFLDARTHSKWLERDVPDELLHQLIDVLKLGPTSANCSPARIVFVKSRDAKERLKPHLSEGNRDKTMAAPVTAIIGQDLRFYDHLPKLFPHTDARSWFAGNEDKIRETAFRNSSLQGAYLIVAARALGLDCGPMSGFDNAGVDAAFFAGTEVRSNFLCNLGYGDASALRPRSPRFSFDEMASIV
- a CDS encoding NifU family protein — translated: MFIQTEATPNPATLKFMPGKSVLDSGTADFRSRDEAGKSPLAARLFDIDGVKGVFLGSDFISVTKGDIDWQHLKPVVLGAIMEHYMSGAPASDDEGANDAGEGSYDPDDEDTVATIKELIETRVRPAVAQDGGDITFSGFRDGVVYLHMRGACAGCPSSTATLRHGIENLLKHFCPDVQSVQAV
- a CDS encoding universal stress protein; this translates as MKPRRSFEAGHTRKFLLVVDESQEVESALYYTASRVQRSSGCIAMLYVIEPGEYQHWVGVRQKQLEEETTKAKALFRLFRRKLNLAGFEDVPSEEIIREGTPAEAIVQQISEDEDVAILVLGAATDAKGPGPLVSSLAAGKVAGGFAIPITIVPGKLSLDEIKALA
- the trpS gene encoding tryptophan--tRNA ligase encodes the protein MKITPRVFSGMQPTGSLHLGNYLGAMVNWIKMQDTHECIYCVVDLHAITVWQDPEELRNSIRLVTAAYMAAGLDPKKSILFNQSQVSEHAELAWIFNCIARLGWLDRMTQFKEKAGKDKERASVGLYAYPNLMAADILAYRATHVPVGEDQKQHLELARDIAQKFNNDFSKQIIAAGFADGIFFPQPDPVITGPATRVMSLRDGTKKMSKSDPSDLSRINLTDDADVIAKKIQKAKTDPEPIPTDKEGFAGRPEAENLVGIYAAMADQSVDAVLKDFGGQQFSSFKKALAEVATEKMGAIGGEAKRLMADPAAIDKVLADGAARARAIAKPIMDQVKDIVGFVRS